The genomic region CCCGTTGGGATCAGCTTTGATTTCCACAAAGATCGAAAATTCACCACGCTGCACACGCAGATCGGGTCGATAGCGTTGGATGACTTTTCCAAAGGCATCTGTCAATTTCAGTTCGGGTTGATCCTGCACCTTGAATCCGGCTTTGCGCAGTGCTGCCAGCAAGGACCGGTGATAGACTTTTTCTGCATGCGCCGTTCCCAGGCGGTCTTGCAGCGCAATGGCAACATGGATGATGTCAAAGCGAAAGCTGGAAAATTCTGTAATTTCGTGTTTCATGTCATTTCCTTTTTTGTGTTCGCACACAAGTAACCAGAGAAAGAATAGAGGGTCTGATTTTTGTGCGCATTCGACGTTGGATATTATTGGCCTTGGATATGGATAGGGTTTGATTACCTGGTCACCAGAAATCAGGCCCGGTTTCGGGTCACCAGATATTCACATGAGTAGCTCGTCCATCAGATCATCCAGATCATCTTCATCGGGAAGATCATCCAGCTTTGAGGTTAGCAACTGGCCACCCCGCAGCGCCACCTTGAGGGCGGATACCCGCTGCCCGCGGGGATAGGCGTTCAAAAAATCGATCAGGTCATCATCTTCTCCTTCCCACAGGCGCAGGGTCAGGCGAAAGATACGTCCCTTGCCAGTTTTTCGCGGCCGTCCCATGATTATTCCCGCTTCCGCCGCTCTTGATACAGTCCCAATTTGTATAGCCCACGAGCGATCGAGATTACCGGGTCATCCGGGATCGTAGCTTTGCCCACAAATCGATGCAGCAGACTTTCTTTGAGCAAAGCTGCACCACCACCCACCAGCAAAATGGACGAAAAGCGTTTCCAGGATTGTCCCCAGTACCGCTCAATCACCCCGGTGACTTCCCGTTCCCATACTGGCAGAGCATCCTTGATGTCCAAACGTCCGGCTCGCAGCAGGGTGTCCAGTTCGCCCAGAGAATACATCTGTTGGCTGTTGACAATTTCCAACAGCCGCCGAACGCCTGCCGTTACACCGGTTGTGAAGCGCTGCACGGGTTTCTTGTCTCGAATAACCAGCAACTCGACGGTATTGAAACCAATTGAAA from Chloroflexota bacterium harbors:
- a CDS encoding GxxExxY protein: MKHEITEFSSFRFDIIHVAIALQDRLGTAHAEKVYHRSLLAALRKAGFKVQDQPELKLTDAFGKVIQRYRPDLRVQRGEFSIFVEIKADPNGLQESHIRQAKSYLSTSQADRATMLINFANEQLPREERPERQNIFRGDL